A window of Conger conger chromosome 13, fConCon1.1, whole genome shotgun sequence contains these coding sequences:
- the acer3 gene encoding alkaline ceramidase 3 — protein MAPSDRHGYWGRPTSTLDWCEDNYIVSFYIAEFWNTVSNLIMILPPIYGALQTLRDGLEIRYVFAFLGLAAVGIGSWCFHMTLQYEMQLLDELPMIYSCCVFVYCLYECFRQENTVNYIPIVILLTFSIAVTVVYLQWKEPVFHQVMYGILVGCLVLRSVFIVTWVYPWLRPLSYTSLSVFMIGFLLWNIDNHLCDTLRSTRERLPPVVGAVTQLHAWWHVLTGLGSYLHILFSLQTRTTYLKHRPKVKFLCGVWPVIHIEALKTT, from the exons ATGGCTCCTTCGGACAGACATGGGTACTGGGGCCGCCCAACATCAACATTGGACTGGTGTGAGGACAACTACATCGTGTCATTTTACATCGCCGAATTCT GGAACACCGTCAGCAACCTCATCATGATCCTACCTCCCATCTACGGTGCCCTCCAGACACTCAGAGATGGCCTGGAAATCCGCTATGTGTTCGCCTTCCTGGGACTCGCAG CTGTGGGGATTGGGTCTTGGTGCTTCCACATGACTCTGCAGTACGAGATGCAG TTACTGGACGAACTGCCCATGATCTAcagctgttgtgtgtttgtgtactgccT ATATGAATGCTTCAGGCAGGAGAACACGGTCAATTATATCCCCATTGTCATCTTGTTAACCTTCAGTATTGCCGTCACTGTA GTTTATTTACAGTGGAAGGAGCCGGTATTCCATCAG GTCATGTATGGGATACTGGTTGGTTGCTTAGTGCTGCGGTCTGTATTCATAGTTACATG GGTGTATCCATGGCTCCGCCCCCTCTCCTACACCTCTCTAAGCGTGTTCATGATTGGCTTTCTGCTGTGGAACATCGACAATCATCTCTGTGACACGCTAAG gagtaccAGGGAGAGGCTGCCCCCAGTGGTAGGGGCAGTTACCCAGCTCCATGCCTGGTGGCACGTCCTCACTGGGCTGGGGTCCTACCTGCACATTCTCTTTAG CCTCCAAACAAGGACTACCTACCTCAAGCACAGACCAAAGGTAAAG TTCCTCTGCGGGGTGTGGCCGGTGATCCACATAGAGGCCCTGAAGACCACGTGA